In Populus nigra chromosome 1, ddPopNigr1.1, whole genome shotgun sequence, one genomic interval encodes:
- the LOC133682370 gene encoding glycine-rich protein 23-like, with product MASWVVIFVIVLAFVHASARNVPSDADLDSNNVVPDEEQALHASAPMAESPSSTGLKDKKNFIYGGVGGFAGMGGYAGIIGGLPIIGGLGKNGGIGGVAGIGGVTGPGTGGLGGLGGAGGGAGGSTPPLP from the coding sequence ATGGCTAGCTGGGTTGTGATTTTTGTGATTGTTTTAGCATTTGTGCATGCATCTGCACGTAATGTTCCTAGTGATGCTGATCTTGATAGCAATAATGTTGTGCCTGATGAAGAGCAAGCGTTGCATGCTAGTGCACCAATGGCCGAGTCACCTAGCAGCACTGGCCTTAAGGACAAAAAGAATTTCATATATGGTGGTGTTGGTGGCTTTGCTGGGATGGGAGGCTACGCTGGTATCATTGGTGGACTGCCAATTATTGGTGGACTTGGGAAAAATGGAGGGATTGGAGGGGTTGCTGGAATAGGAGGTGTTACTGGCCCTGGCACTGGTGGTCTTGGTGGTTTAGGAGGCGCAGGTGGCGGTGCAGGTGGTTCGACTCCACCATTGCCTTAA
- the LOC133682376 gene encoding uncharacterized protein LOC133682376 — MSALKITSVLSKFLTARGTTTSSAAGSPRAFVTATSRPLQAKKDEETAEACKGVTEAAESVKEGARSVKNAAETVTNMTKEVTEKVSETAETITDKVASVIKDKIVGM, encoded by the exons ATGTCAGCCCTGAAAATTACTTCAGTGCTTTCCAAATTCCTTACTGCCAGAGGGACAACTACAAGCAGCGCTGCTGGGAGCCCCCGTGCTTTTGTCACTGCCACTTCTAGACCACTGCAG GCCAAAAAGGATGAAGAGACCGCAGAAGCATGCAAGGGTGTAACAGAGGCAGCAGAATCAGTTAAAGAAGGTGCAAGATCAGTGAAGAATGCTGCTGAAACT GTTACAAATATGACCAAGGAGGTGACAGAAAAAGTATCTGAAACTGCAGAAACCATCACAGACAAGGTTGCTTCAGTAATCAAGGACAAAATAGTTGGCATGTAG
- the LOC133695678 gene encoding LRR receptor-like serine/threonine-protein kinase RGI1: MISYRIIFFCLEFCLCFGFKLLGKGAKHCSTCFVFDFKASKKYSVLGREREREREAEVAKPNDANPKTKFGKLRQMSMPSSRQNLLLFSSSTSSSSSSSSSSSLSFFILNTLFSTLLFTSAAAIPNHEASVLFSWLHPSPSISSSFSNWNNLDSTPCKWTSITCSPQGFVTEINIQSVPLQIPFSLNLSSFQSLSKLIISDANITGTIPVDIGDCVSLKFVDLSSNSLVGTIPASIGKLQNLEDLIFNSNQLTGKIPVEISNCIRLKNLLLFDNRLVGYIPPELGKLFSLKVLRAGGNKDIIGKVPDELGDCSNLTVLGLADTRISGSLPVSLGKLSKLQSLSIYTTMLSGEIPPDLGNCSELVNLFLYENSLSGSIPPEIGKLHKLEQLLLWKNSLVGPIPEEIGNCTSLKMIDISLNSLSGTIPVSIGGLFQLEEFMISNNNFSGSIPSNISNATNLMQLQLDTNQISGLIPPELGMLSKLTVFFAWQNQLEGSIPSSLASCSNLQALDLSHNSLTGSIPPGLFQLQNLTKLLLISNDISGALPPEIGNCSSLVRLRLGNNRIAGTIPKEIEGLGILNFLDVSSNRLSGPVPDEIGNCTELQMIDLSNNILQGPLPNSLSSLTGLQVLDASTNQFTGQIPASFGRLMSLNKLILSRNSFSGSIPLSLGLSSSLQLLDLSSNGLTGSIPMELGHIETLEIALNLSSNGLTGPIPPQISALTRLSILDLSHNKLEGQLSPLAGLDNLVSLNISYNNFTGYLPDNKLFRQLSPTDLAGNQGLCSSIQDSCFLNDVDGAGLPRNENDLRRSRRLKLALALLITLTVAMVIMGTIAIIRARRTIRDDDDDSELGDSWPWQFTPFQKLNFSVDQVLRCLVDTNVIGKGCSGVVYRADMDNGEVIAVKKLWPNAMAAANGCDDEKCGVRDSFSTEVKTLGSIRHKNIVRFLGCCWNRNTRLLMYDYMPNGSLGSLLHERTGNALQWELRYQILLGAAQGVAYLHHDCVPPIVHRDIKANNILIGLEFEPYIADFGLAKLVDDGDFARSSNTVAGSYGYIAPEYGYMMKITEKSDVYSYGVVVLEVLTGKQPIDPTIPDGLHVVDWVRQKRGGIEVLDPSLLSRPASEIEEMMQALGIALLCVNSSPDERPNMKDVAAMLKEIKHEREEYAKVDVLLKGSPAPDNQENEKSSGVPATSSSKPATQSLFPKSNNSSFSAFSLLYSSSSNSKTGFK; encoded by the exons atGATATCTTATaggattattttcttttgtttagagTTTTGTTTGTGCTTTGGCTTTAAATTACTAGGCAAAGGTGCTAAACACTGTAGTACttgttttgtgtttgatttcAAAGCAAGCAAGAAATATAGTGTTTtaggcagagagagagagagagagagagaagcagaAGTAGCAAAACCCAATGATGCAAACCCGAAAACAAAGTTTGGGAAATTGAGGCAAATGTCGATGCCCAGCTCGAGGCAAAAcctcctcctcttctcctcctccacctcctcctcctcctcctcctcttcttcttcttcattatcatTCTTTATCCTAAACACTCTTTTCTCAACTCTTCTTTTCACTTCTGCTGCTGCAATACCAAACCATGAGGCCTCTGTTCTCTTTTCTTGGCTACATCCCTCTCCTTcaatatcttcttctttctctaattGGAACAATCTTGATTCCACTCCATGCAAGTGGACCTCCATAACATGCTCTCCACAAGGTTTTGTCACTGAGATAAACATTCAGTCAGTTCCTCTTCAAATTCCTTTTTCATTGAACCTCTCTTCATTTCAATCTCTTAGTAAACTTATCATCTCTGATGCTAATATCACTGGAACTATCCCAGTTGATATTGGTGACTGTGTGTCACTTAAATTTGTTGACCTTAGCTCTAATAGTCTTGTTGGAACCATTCCTGCAAGTATTGGCAAGCTTCAGAATCTTGAGGACTTGATTTTTAACTCTAATCAGTTAACTGGTAAAATCCCAGTTGAGATAAGCAACTGCATTAGACTCAAGAATCTGCTTCTCTTTGATAATCGTCTTGTTGGGTATATTCCACCTGAGCTAGGCAAGTTGTTCAGTCTTAAAGTCCTCAGAGCTGGCGGCAACAAAGACATTATTGGCAAAGTTCCTGATGAGCTCGGAGATTGCAGCAACTTGACTGTTTTGGGACTGGCTGATACAAGAATTTCAGGTTCTTTGCCTGTTTCATTGGGAAAGCTAAGCAAGCTGCAAAGTCTGTCCATTTATACTACAATGCTTTCTGGTGAGATTCCTCCTGATTTAGGTAACTGCTCTGAGCTTGTGAACTtgtttctttatgaaaatagtCTCTCTGGATCCATTCCTCCGGAGATTGGCAAGCTTCATAAGCTCGAACAATTGTTGTTGTGGAAAAATAGTCTTGTTGGACCTATCCCAGAAGAGATTGGCAATTGCACTAGCCTGAAAATGATTGACATTTCTTTGAATTCTCTTTCTGGGACTATACCTGTTTCAATAGGAGGCCTTTTTCAGCTTGAAGAGTTTATGATTAGTAATAACAATTTTTCTGGTTCAATACCATCAAATATTTCTAATGCAACCAACCTCATGCAACTACAACTGGACACAAATCAGATCTCAGGTTTGATCCCACCTGAGCTTGGAATGTTGTCGAAGCTCACTGTGTTTTTTGCCTGGCAAAACCAGCTTGAAGGAAGCATTCCTTCAAGTTTGGCTAGTTGCAGTAACCTCCAAGCACTAGATTTGTCTCACAATTCACTCACTGGTAGCATTCCTCCAGGCCTGTTTCAGCTTCAAAACCTCACAAAACTTCTCTTGATATCCAACGACATTTCTGGTGCTTTACCACCAGAAATAGGTAATTGTAGCTCTCTAGTGCGTTTAAGGCTTGGTAACAACAGGATTGCTggtaccattcctaaagaaatCGAAGGTCTTGGAATCTTGAACTTTCTTGATGTGTCCAGCAATCGCCTTTCTGGGCCGGTGCCTGATGAGATTGGAAACTGCACAGAACTGCAAATGATAGACCTTAGCAACAACATTTTACAGGGTCCTCTGCCAAATTCATTGTCATCTCTAACTGGGCTCCAGGTCCTGGACGCTTCAACTAATCAATTTACTGGTCAGATACCAGCAAGTTTTGGTCGTCTTATGTCACTAAACAAGCTAATTTTAAGTAGGAATTCATTCTCTGGATCAATACCTTTGTCGCTTGGCCTATCCTCAAGTCTTCAATTGCTTGATCTCAGCAGCAATGGGCTCACTGGCAGCATCCCAATGGAACTGGGTCATATCGAAACCCTTGAAATTGCTCTCAATCTCAGCAGCAATGGACTTACAGGGCCAATCCCACCTCAGATATCTGCACTGACTAGGCTATCAATATTAGACCTTTCGCATAACAAGCTTGAGGGACAATTAAGTCCACTTGCAGGGCTTGACAACCTTGTTTCTCTCAATATATCTTACAATAACTTCACCGGTTATCTTCCTGATAATAAGCTGTTTAGACAGTTATCCCCTACAGACTTGGCAGGTAATCAAGGCCTATGTTCTTCAATCCAGGACTCGTGTTTCTTGAACGATGTTGACGGGGCAGGGCTGCCAAGAAATGAGAACGACTTAAGGCGGTCACGAAGGCTTAAGCTAGCACTTGCTTTGCTGATCACATTGACTGTAGCAATGGTGATTATGGGAACAATCGCAATTATTCGGGCACGAAGAACCAttagagatgatgatgatgattctgAGTTGGGCGATTCATGGCCCTGGCAATTTACTCCATTCCAGAAATTGAACTTCTCTGTCGATCAAGTACTGAGATGCCTCGTGGATACCAACGTTATTGGGAAAGGATGTTCTGGGGTTGTTTATCGTGCTGATATGGACAATGGTGAAGTCATTGCAGTGAAGAAACTTTGGCCAAATGCAATGGCTGCAGCCAATGGATGTGATGATGAAAAATGTGGTGTCCGTGATTCCTTCTCAACAGAGGTGAAAACACTTGGTTCCATCAGGCACAAGAACATTGTTAGGTTCTTGGGTTGTTGTTGGAATCGAAACACAAGATTGCTTATGTATGATTATATGCCTAATGGAAGCTTGGGTAGTCTCCTCCATGAAAGAACAGGAAATGCATTGCAATGGGAACTTAGGTACCAAATTTTGTTGGGAGCAGCTCAGGGTGTGGCTTATTTGCATCATGATTGTGTCCCTCCAATTGTTCATAGGGATATAAAGGCTAATAACATCCTCATTGGCCTTGAATTCGAGCCTTACATTGCTGATTTTGGCCTTGCTAAGCTTGTTGATGATGGTGACTTTGCCCGGTCATCCAATACAGTTGCTGGATCTTATGGATACATTGCTCCTG AATATGGCTACATGATGAAGATCACAGAAAAGAGCGATGTCTATAGCTATGGTGTGGTGGTATTAGAAGTCTTGACGGGCAAGCAACCGATTGATCCAACAATACCAGATGGACTACATGTGGTGGATTGGGTGAGACAGAAGAGGGGAGGAATTGAAGTGTTAGATCCAAGCCTACTATCTCGACCGGCgtcagaaattgaagaaatgatgCAAGCATTAGGCATCGCCTTGTTGTGTGTAAATTCATCCCCCGATGAAAGACCAAATATGAAAGACGTGGCTGCAATGCTTAAGGAGATCAAACATGAAAGGGAGGAGTATGCAAAGGTTGATGTGCTCCTTAAGGGATCACCAGCACCTGATAATCAAGAAAATGAGAAGTCCAGTGGAGTTCCAGCGACATCATCATCAAAGCCAGCAACACAAAGTTTGTTTCCAAAGAGCAATAACTCAAGTTTCTCTGCATTCTCATTACTTTACTCATCTTCTTCTAACTCCAAAACTGGTTTCAAGTGA
- the LOC133692926 gene encoding inosine triphosphate pyrophosphatase, which translates to MAVAKAASGVLLSRPVTFVTGNAKKLEEVRAILGQSIPFQSLKLDLPELQGEPEEISKEKARLAAVEVNGPVLVEDTCLCFNALKGLPGPYIKWFLQKIGHEGLNNLLMAYEDKSAYALCAFSFALGPDVEPITFLGKTPGMIVPARGPNDFGWDPIFQPDGHEQTYAEMAKDEKNKISHRSKALDMVKSHFVEAGYIFQDK; encoded by the exons ATGGCGGTGGCAAAAGCAGCCTCGGGAGTGCTGTTGTCACGACCGGTGACATTCGTGACCGGAAACGCAAAGAAGCTTGAAGAAGTCCGTGCAATACTCGGCCAATCCATTCCTTTCCAATCTCTCAAGCTTGACT TACCCGAGCTGCAAGGAGAACCTGAAGAAATCTCTAAAGAGAAGGCTCGTTTAGCTGCCGTAGAG GTGAATGGGCCTGTTTTGGTGGAGGATACTTGTCTTTGCTTCAATGCCTTAAAGGGTCTTCCGG GGCCATACAT AAAGTGGTTTTTGCAGAAGATTGGTCATGAAG GTCTGAACAACTTGCTAATGGCATACGAGGACAAATCAGCCTATGCTTTATGTGCATTTTCTTTCGCTCTTGGGCCTGATGTTGAACCTATTACATTCCTTGGGAAAACTCCG GGGATGATAGTTCCTGCAAGGGGACCTAATGATTTTGGATGGGACCCAATCTTTCAACCTGATGGCCATGAGCAAAC ctATGCGGAAATGGCAAAGGATGAAAAGAACAAGATTTCTCACCGCTCCAAGGCCCTTGATATGGTGAAATCCCACTTTGTTGAAGCTGGATACATTTTTCAAGACAAATGA